From the genome of Ralstonia insidiosa:
CTGCCATCGATGGGGTTGATGCAATTGACCTTACCGCTGGTGGGCCGTGTGGCTGCCGGCAGCCCGATCCTGGCCGCCGAGCATATTGATCGGCAATACCAGGTCGATTCGTCACTATTCTCAGCCCAACCGGACTTCCTGCTGAAGGTGCGCGGCATGAGCATGCGCGACGCAGGCATTCTGGACGGCGACCTGCTGGCCGTGCAGCGCGCGACCGAAGCTACCAACGGCAAGATCGTCGTTGCACGACTGGGCGACGACGTCACGGTCAAACGCTTCCAGCGCAAGGGACGTCACGTCGAACTGATCGCTGAAAACCCCGATTTCGAACCGATCCACGTTGACCTGGATCGCGATGAGTTTCACCTGGAGGGCTTGGCCGTCGGTCTGATCCGGCCTGCTGCTCCGTAAATCTCTGGCGCAGATCGGCGCCGAATTTCTTCGCTGTTTGATTCAACCTGGAGGTGAGCCACCGGCTCGCCAGGGCGGAGTCTTGCCGCTCGCTTTCCACCCGAACCCACGAGGTCTGCCATGCGACTCGGATCGATGTCTTCCCAACGCCGCCCGGTGCATCCGGTGCCCTTCCGCCAAACCCAAGGCGTGCGTATCTACCAGGGGGAACAACGCCGCACGATGGTCGGCAGCATGGCCGCCATCTGCCGCATGTTGGATGCGATTCCGGCGGCCTCTCGAACGGCGGGCGCCGAAGGCTGCTGAAGATGATAGAGAGGCAGGAATCACGCTGCGACGGCCGATCAGGGCATTCCCCAATGCTGCCGCCGCAACTGATTTCATACACTTGCCGTGCCCTGAGGACAGGGCTTTCTTCAACTGATTTTCGGCCCGCCATTTGAGCGGGCTGTTTTTTTGCACGCAAGTTGCTGCAGCGGCACATTCGCAGATGTTCCGCCAGCAAAACAGACGTTTACCCGGATTTTGTTTGGCGTACGTGACAGTACTATTGCTAATGCCCTCAGGGGCAATTGAGATCGCTGAATTCGAAGCCCGCAGATTGCGGGCTTTTTTTTGCGCCGCAACCCGCCATCCGGCATCGCATCTACACGCTGCCAGCTTTCTCCACCACGAGAATCCGCGCCGCGCCGCGTGGATGCGCCACGTGCTCGCAGCCAATGTCCGCAAAGAAGATGTCACCCGGCTCGAGCACCGCAACCTTCTCCGCGCCAGCCTCTCGATAGTGCATATCGACGGTACCGTCGAGCACCACGAAGATCTCCTCACCATCGTTCACGTGCCAGCGATAAGGCTGGTCAGTCCAATGCAAGCGCGTCGTGATGCCGCTCATATTGGCGATGTCGAGTGCGCCCCAGGCACGCTCTGCGGTGAACGACTTGGCGCGGATGATCTTCATGGCGATCGTGCGATCGTTTATTGCATCGACGGCAGGTTGCCGATGCGCACCAGCATTTCGGTAAACATCTGCATATCCAGGTCGAGATCCGGTACTTCCTTGTACTCGTTGGCGTTGTGCGCGGTGTACTTCTTGCCTGGCATGGCGGGGCCAAAGTTGATCGCGTTCGGCATCAGCTTGGCGGTGGTGCTGCCGGCAGTCGGCACAGGCTTGGCGTCCAGACCTGTCGTGTCACCGTAGATGTTGAGCAGCGTCGACAACCAAGCCCCCTTCGGATCGCGCGCCATCCAGTTGCCCTGGTCGTGGTTGATCTCCAGGGCGATATGGTTGGTGTTGGCCCACGCATTGATCTTGCCAGCGATCTCGCCACGCAACGCGTCAGGCGTTTTGCCGCGCGGCATGCGCACGTTAGCGGTCACCTCTACGCGGCCATTCTTGTCACCGATCACGGTCGGCGAGATGGTGAGCGGGCCCATGAAGTCGTCCTTGTAGGCAACGCCGATGGTGTTGCCGAGATAGTCGGTGCCGTAGAGGTCGGTCAGGTAGCGCACGGCATGAGCGTAGGCATTGTCGGCCAGGCCCAGATCCGCCGCGCGC
Proteins encoded in this window:
- the lexA gene encoding transcriptional repressor LexA, whose amino-acid sequence is MATLTPRQQQIYDLIRQTIQRTGFPPTRAEIAAEFGFSSPNAAEEHLRALARKGVIELTPGASRGIRLRAMGADASQHQFSLPSMGLMQLTLPLVGRVAAGSPILAAEHIDRQYQVDSSLFSAQPDFLLKVRGMSMRDAGILDGDLLAVQRATEATNGKIVVARLGDDVTVKRFQRKGRHVELIAENPDFEPIHVDLDRDEFHLEGLAVGLIRPAAP
- a CDS encoding cupin domain-containing protein — encoded protein: MKIIRAKSFTAERAWGALDIANMSGITTRLHWTDQPYRWHVNDGEEIFVVLDGTVDMHYREAGAEKVAVLEPGDIFFADIGCEHVAHPRGAARILVVEKAGSV